The following are encoded in a window of Elusimicrobiota bacterium genomic DNA:
- the lexA gene encoding transcriptional repressor LexA produces the protein MEKLTVKQKNILEFISGFVSESGAPPTIREIASAFKITISPVQKYIKILIKKGYLKQTPLISRGLTLTSHKPLVPVPLVGRVRAGNISEAIENIEGYLHIDQNIVRHGEYFALTVKGDSMSGSGINEGDTVIIRKQVTANHNEIVVAMIGGDAAVKKLYRTNKDVYLISTNPKYAPIKSSEIQIAGKVVYLTRSYK, from the coding sequence ATGGAAAAACTTACCGTTAAACAAAAAAACATATTAGAATTTATTTCCGGTTTTGTATCCGAATCAGGCGCTCCACCCACAATCCGCGAAATAGCATCTGCTTTTAAAATTACCATCAGCCCCGTTCAAAAATACATAAAAATATTGATAAAAAAGGGGTATCTGAAACAAACACCGCTAATTTCAAGAGGATTAACTCTTACTTCACATAAACCCCTTGTGCCTGTGCCGTTAGTCGGAAGAGTGCGCGCAGGAAACATTTCTGAAGCTATTGAAAATATTGAAGGCTATCTGCATATAGACCAAAACATTGTAAGGCACGGAGAGTATTTCGCCCTTACCGTTAAAGGCGACAGCATGTCCGGCTCAGGCATTAACGAAGGCGACACGGTAATCATTCGTAAACAAGTAACCGCAAACCATAATGAAATTGTAGTTGCTATGATCGGCGGAGATGCCGCCGTAAAAAAGCTGTACCGGACAAACAAAGACGTATACCTTATTTCCACAAATCCGAAATATGCCCCCATTAAATCATCGGAAATACAAATTGCAGGAAAAGTAGTTTATCTTACCCGGTCTTACAAATAA